One Myxococcota bacterium genomic region harbors:
- a CDS encoding alpha/beta hydrolase, with the protein MPTITTQDGVEIFYKDWGSGQPIVFSHGWPLSADDWDAQLMFFCGQGFRVIAHDRRGHGRSSQVADGHDMDHYAADLAALTAHLDLKNAIHVGHSTGGGEVVRYVARHGAGRVAKAAILSAVPPLMVKTPSNPGGTPKEVFDDLQRQNATNRAQFYLDIASGPFYGFNRPGAKVSEGMIRNWWRQSMMGSVKAHTEGIVAFSQTDFTEDLKKIDVPVYVMHGDDDQIVPYADSAPLSAKLLKKGTLKTYKGFPHGMPTTQAATINADLLAFIRA; encoded by the coding sequence ATGCCTACCATCACCACCCAAGACGGCGTCGAGATCTTCTACAAGGACTGGGGCTCCGGGCAGCCGATCGTGTTCAGCCACGGCTGGCCGCTGTCGGCGGACGACTGGGACGCCCAGCTGATGTTCTTCTGCGGGCAGGGCTTCCGTGTCATTGCCCACGACCGGCGCGGCCATGGGCGCTCGTCGCAGGTCGCCGATGGCCACGACATGGATCACTACGCGGCCGACCTCGCGGCACTCACTGCACACCTCGACCTGAAGAATGCGATCCACGTCGGTCACTCGACCGGCGGCGGCGAGGTCGTGCGCTACGTCGCTCGCCACGGCGCAGGCCGGGTGGCGAAGGCGGCGATTCTCTCGGCGGTGCCGCCGCTGATGGTGAAGACGCCGTCGAACCCCGGCGGCACGCCCAAGGAAGTCTTCGACGACCTCCAGCGCCAGAACGCGACCAACCGCGCGCAGTTCTATCTCGACATCGCCTCCGGTCCCTTCTATGGCTTCAATCGACCGGGCGCGAAGGTATCCGAGGGCATGATCCGCAACTGGTGGCGCCAGAGCATGATGGGCAGCGTGAAGGCACACACCGAGGGGATCGTCGCCTTCTCACAGACCGACTTCACGGAAGACCTGAAGAAGATCGACGTGCCGGTGTACGTGATGCACGGCGACGACGACCAGATCGTGCCCTACGCCGACTCGGCGCCGCTGTCCGCGAAGCTGCTCAAGAAGGGCACGCTGAAGACGTACAAGGGCTTCCCGCACGGCATGCCGACCACCCAGGCCGCGACCATCAACGCGGACCTGCTCGCGTTCATCCGCGCCTAG
- a CDS encoding carbonic anhydrase family protein yields the protein MMMRTGAMLVALLGLAAPALAQQAKFEVQTQASQSAMTPDQALERLKAGNARFVGHAMMPRDWPSEVVATAAGQYPFAAVLACMDSRAPIEVVFDQGLGDVFGVRVAGNVVNDDELGSLEYALHAGAKLLVVMGHTHCGAVKGALEDVRLGNLTGLVAKIHPAIEAAHCSDAKSEACATAVAEQNVRESMREIRARSPLIAHELDEKKAELVGAIYDVDTGKVAFLSE from the coding sequence ATGATGATGCGGACGGGCGCAATGCTGGTGGCGCTGCTCGGCCTTGCCGCCCCGGCGCTCGCGCAGCAGGCGAAGTTCGAAGTCCAGACCCAGGCGTCGCAGAGCGCCATGACTCCGGACCAGGCGCTGGAGCGGCTGAAGGCGGGCAACGCGCGCTTCGTGGGCCACGCGATGATGCCGCGCGACTGGCCGTCGGAGGTCGTGGCCACGGCGGCCGGTCAGTATCCGTTCGCCGCCGTGCTCGCCTGCATGGACTCGCGCGCGCCGATCGAGGTCGTGTTCGATCAGGGGCTGGGCGACGTGTTCGGCGTGCGCGTCGCGGGCAACGTGGTGAACGACGACGAGCTCGGGAGCCTGGAGTACGCGCTCCACGCGGGCGCGAAGCTGCTGGTAGTCATGGGGCACACACACTGCGGCGCCGTGAAGGGTGCGCTCGAGGACGTGCGCCTGGGCAACCTGACGGGCCTGGTCGCCAAGATCCACCCCGCGATCGAGGCCGCCCACTGCAGCGACGCCAAGAGCGAGGCGTGCGCGACGGCGGTCGCCGAGCAGAACGTGCGCGAGTCGATGCGCGAGATCCGCGCGCGCAGCCCGCTCATCGCCCACGAGCTCGACGAGAAGAAGGCCGAGCTGGTCGGGGCGATCTACGACGTGGATACGGGCAAGGTCGCGTTCCTGTCCGAGTGA
- a CDS encoding haloalkane dehalogenase, whose protein sequence is MSNRVEISTEEISYRKRVHVLDSHIAYVDAGEGDPIVFLHGNPTPSYLWRNVIPYLLPFGRCLAPDYVGMGNSGPAPNGTYRFVDHRRYLDAWFEALRLDRNVILVVHDWGSALGFHWAQRHPERVKAIVYMEGIVRPFHSWSEWPDATRAFFQAQRRAEGEDLILRRNLFIEYLLPLRNIPREAVEVYRRHYRNPGPSRLPMLAWTRELPIAGEPKDVVEIVESYAGWLSRSPIPKLFVDADPGGFLIGAQREFCRAWPNQETALVRAAHFMQEEAPDAVGEAIARFVARLLAGGTHSDRNATLPVSTS, encoded by the coding sequence ATGTCCAATCGCGTCGAGATCTCGACCGAGGAGATCTCTTACCGCAAGCGGGTCCACGTGCTCGACAGCCACATCGCCTACGTCGACGCCGGGGAGGGCGACCCGATCGTCTTCCTGCACGGCAATCCCACGCCGTCCTACTTGTGGCGCAACGTGATCCCGTATCTCCTGCCGTTCGGCCGCTGTCTCGCGCCCGACTACGTGGGCATGGGCAACTCCGGCCCCGCGCCGAACGGCACGTACCGCTTCGTCGACCACCGCCGCTATCTCGACGCCTGGTTCGAAGCGCTGCGCCTGGACCGCAACGTGATCCTCGTGGTGCACGACTGGGGCTCCGCGCTCGGCTTCCACTGGGCGCAGCGCCATCCCGAGCGCGTGAAGGCGATCGTCTACATGGAGGGGATCGTGCGGCCGTTCCACTCCTGGAGTGAGTGGCCCGACGCGACGCGCGCCTTCTTCCAGGCCCAGCGCCGCGCAGAAGGCGAGGACCTGATCCTGCGCCGCAACCTCTTCATCGAGTATCTGCTGCCCTTGCGGAACATTCCGCGCGAGGCGGTCGAGGTCTACCGCCGCCACTACCGCAACCCGGGCCCGTCGCGCCTGCCCATGCTGGCCTGGACGCGCGAGCTGCCGATCGCCGGCGAGCCCAAAGACGTGGTGGAGATCGTCGAGTCCTACGCCGGCTGGCTGTCGCGGAGCCCGATCCCGAAGCTGTTCGTCGACGCCGACCCGGGCGGCTTCCTGATCGGCGCGCAGCGCGAGTTCTGCCGCGCCTGGCCGAACCAGGAGACTGCGCTCGTGCGCGCCGCTCACTTCATGCAGGAGGAGGCGCCCGATGCCGTCGGCGAGGCGATCGCGCGCTTCGTGGCGCGCTTACTGGCGGGCGGGACTCACTCGGACAGGAACGCGACCTTGCCCGTATCCACGTCGTAG
- the guaA gene encoding glutamine-hydrolyzing GMP synthase codes for MSPERAIVVDYGGQYTQLIARRIRELHVYCEIVPPWVTSERLREIAPRAVVLSGGPASVYAADAPKTNPEVFRLGVPMLGICYGMQLMMQELGGKVEAAGAREFGRAELAHTGHDDPLFRGVPAVSNVWMSHGDRVTAIGRGFETVATSANCPFAAVRSADRKLYGLQFHPEVVHTEHGTRLLQNFLFQVAGLAGTWTMDEFIQNELARLRARIGKSTVICGVSGGVDSTVVAVLLHKAIGDQLHCIFVDNGLLRAHEREEVERCFRDQLRIPLLTLDESEKFLRNLRGVEEPEKKRVVIGHTFVAAFERAASQFSDARFLAQGTLYPDVIESVSVHGPSATIKTHHNVGGLPEVMKLEVVEPLRELFKDEVREVGDRLGVPRELSRRHPFPGPGLAIRVLGEVTREKLEILRAADWIVQQEIRAAGWYDKLWQAFAVFLPVRSVGVMGDYRTYDQTIALRCVTSRDAMTADWAPLPHELLAKISGRITNEVRGVNRVVYDISSKPPATIEWE; via the coding sequence GTGAGCCCAGAGCGCGCGATCGTCGTCGACTACGGCGGCCAGTACACGCAGCTGATCGCGCGCCGGATTCGCGAGCTGCACGTCTACTGCGAGATCGTGCCGCCCTGGGTCACGAGTGAGCGGCTGCGCGAGATCGCGCCGCGCGCCGTGGTGCTCTCGGGCGGGCCCGCGAGCGTGTACGCCGCCGACGCGCCGAAGACCAACCCCGAGGTGTTCCGCCTGGGCGTGCCCATGCTGGGCATCTGTTACGGCATGCAGCTCATGATGCAAGAGCTCGGCGGCAAGGTCGAAGCCGCGGGCGCGCGCGAGTTCGGACGTGCCGAGCTCGCGCACACGGGTCACGACGATCCGCTGTTCCGCGGCGTGCCGGCCGTGTCGAACGTGTGGATGAGTCACGGCGACCGGGTGACCGCGATCGGGCGCGGCTTCGAGACGGTCGCCACCTCGGCGAACTGCCCGTTCGCGGCGGTGCGCTCCGCGGACCGCAAGCTCTACGGGCTGCAGTTCCACCCCGAGGTGGTACACACCGAGCACGGCACCCGGCTGCTGCAGAACTTCCTGTTCCAGGTGGCGGGCCTCGCCGGCACCTGGACCATGGACGAGTTCATCCAGAACGAGCTCGCGCGGCTGCGCGCGCGCATCGGGAAGTCGACGGTGATCTGCGGCGTCTCGGGCGGCGTCGATTCGACGGTGGTCGCGGTGCTCCTGCACAAGGCGATCGGCGACCAGCTCCACTGCATCTTCGTCGACAACGGCCTCCTGCGTGCGCACGAGCGCGAGGAGGTCGAGCGCTGCTTCCGCGACCAGCTCCGCATTCCGCTGCTCACGCTGGACGAGAGCGAGAAGTTCCTGCGCAACCTGCGCGGAGTCGAGGAGCCGGAGAAGAAGCGGGTCGTGATCGGTCACACCTTCGTTGCGGCGTTCGAGCGCGCGGCGAGCCAGTTCAGCGACGCGCGCTTCCTGGCGCAGGGCACGCTCTATCCCGACGTGATCGAGTCGGTCTCGGTGCACGGCCCCTCCGCCACGATCAAGACGCACCACAACGTGGGCGGGCTGCCCGAGGTGATGAAGCTCGAGGTGGTCGAGCCGCTGCGCGAGCTGTTCAAAGACGAGGTGCGCGAGGTGGGCGACCGGCTGGGCGTGCCGCGCGAGCTGTCGCGCCGCCACCCGTTCCCGGGCCCGGGGCTGGCGATCCGCGTGCTGGGCGAAGTGACTCGCGAGAAGCTCGAGATCCTGCGCGCGGCCGACTGGATCGTGCAGCAGGAGATCCGCGCCGCCGGCTGGTACGACAAGCTCTGGCAGGCATTCGCGGTGTTCCTGCCCGTGCGGTCCGTGGGCGTGATGGGCGACTACCGGACCTACGACCAGACGATCGCGCTGCGCTGCGTGACCTCGCGCGACGCCATGACCGCCGACTGGGCGCCGCTGCCGCACGAGCTCCTGGCGAAGATCTCCGGCCGCATCACGAACGAGGTGCGCGGCGTGAACCGCGTGGTGTACGACATCTCGTCCAAACCCCCGGCCACCATCGAGTGGGAGTGA
- the guaB gene encoding IMP dehydrogenase, whose amino-acid sequence MRDPEPEAIGRGVAIRDGLTFDDVLLLPGPSSVHPVDVDLSANLTPSIRLRIPLVSSPMDTVTEHRTAICMAQEGGLGFIHKNLSIETQASEVAKVKRSESGMIVEPITLEPDQPIQDALDIMHEHHISGLPVVRGEKLVGIVTNRDLRFVRSREAPVSTVMTSDGLITVRLGVSMEQAKELLHANRIEKLLVVDDLGNLRGLITIKDIEKQQLFPNANKDPLGRLRVGAAVGVTKDAIERADALIRAGADVLLVDSSHGHAEAVLRAISELHAAFPSVEIVGGNVATAEGAEALIKAHVSAVRCGVGPGSICTTRIVAGVGVPQLTAIMDAAEVCKRHGVPLIADGGIKYSGDIVKALAGGADTVMIGSLFAGTDESPGDVVLHQGRSYKVYRAMGSMSAMREGYRDRYFQQEVKSPAKLVPEGVEGRVPHRGPLSNSLYQLMGGVRSGMGLIGAPDLEALRRRAQFVRITAAGLRESHPHDVIITEEPPNYWLESK is encoded by the coding sequence ATGCGCGATCCCGAGCCCGAGGCCATTGGTAGGGGTGTAGCGATTCGCGACGGACTGACGTTCGACGACGTCCTGCTGCTGCCCGGTCCGTCGTCGGTGCACCCGGTCGACGTCGATCTGTCGGCGAACCTGACTCCGTCGATTCGCCTGCGCATTCCGCTCGTGTCCTCCCCCATGGACACCGTCACCGAGCACCGCACGGCCATCTGCATGGCCCAGGAGGGCGGGCTGGGCTTCATCCACAAGAACCTCTCGATCGAGACGCAGGCCTCCGAGGTCGCCAAGGTCAAGCGCTCCGAGTCGGGCATGATCGTGGAGCCGATCACGCTCGAGCCCGACCAGCCGATCCAGGACGCGCTCGACATCATGCACGAGCACCACATCTCGGGCCTGCCGGTGGTGCGCGGCGAGAAGCTGGTCGGGATCGTGACCAACCGCGACCTGCGCTTCGTGCGCAGCCGCGAGGCGCCGGTCTCGACGGTGATGACCAGCGACGGGCTGATCACGGTGCGCCTGGGCGTCTCGATGGAGCAGGCCAAGGAGCTCTTGCACGCCAACCGGATCGAGAAGCTCCTGGTGGTCGACGACCTCGGCAACCTGCGCGGGCTGATCACGATCAAGGACATCGAGAAGCAGCAGCTCTTCCCCAACGCGAACAAGGACCCGCTCGGCCGGCTGCGCGTGGGCGCAGCGGTGGGAGTCACCAAGGACGCGATCGAGCGGGCCGACGCGCTGATCCGCGCCGGCGCCGACGTGCTCCTGGTCGACAGCTCGCACGGTCACGCCGAGGCGGTGCTGCGCGCGATCTCGGAGCTCCACGCGGCCTTCCCGTCGGTCGAGATCGTCGGCGGCAACGTGGCTACGGCCGAGGGCGCCGAGGCGCTGATCAAGGCGCACGTCTCGGCGGTGCGCTGCGGCGTCGGTCCGGGCTCGATCTGCACCACGCGCATCGTAGCCGGCGTGGGCGTGCCGCAGCTCACGGCCATCATGGACGCCGCCGAGGTGTGCAAGCGCCACGGCGTGCCGCTGATCGCCGACGGCGGCATCAAGTACTCGGGCGACATCGTGAAGGCGCTGGCCGGGGGCGCGGACACGGTGATGATCGGGTCACTGTTCGCCGGCACCGACGAGAGCCCGGGCGACGTGGTGCTGCACCAGGGCCGCTCCTACAAGGTGTACCGCGCAATGGGCTCCATGAGCGCCATGCGCGAGGGCTACCGCGACCGCTACTTCCAGCAGGAAGTGAAGTCGCCCGCCAAGCTGGTGCCCGAAGGCGTCGAGGGCCGCGTGCCGCACCGCGGCCCGCTCTCGAACAGCTTGTATCAGCTCATGGGCGGCGTGCGCTCGGGCATGGGGCTGATCGGCGCGCCCGACCTCGAGGCGCTGCGCAGGCGCGCCCAGTTCGTGCGCATCACCGCGGCCGGCCTGCGCGAGTCACACCCGCACGACGTGATCATCACCGAAGAGCCGCCGAACTACTGGCTCGAAAGCAAGTAG
- a CDS encoding cyclic nucleotide-binding domain-containing protein, translating to MSSPLAGFPLLSELSDENRKVLEGYLEPRELDAGSVLFHSGEEADALYFAIEGTFTIRAEGQSLAELGPGEVLGALSLVSIGKRECDAVCATPTRVMSLTREHYLRLRDDAPGLALRLQEAVLRSYASLVRGVVGDSRSPAPALS from the coding sequence ATGAGCTCCCCATTGGCTGGATTTCCACTGCTCTCCGAGCTGTCCGACGAGAACCGCAAGGTGCTCGAGGGCTATCTCGAGCCCCGCGAGCTCGACGCCGGCTCGGTCCTGTTCCACAGCGGCGAGGAGGCCGACGCGCTCTACTTCGCGATCGAGGGCACCTTCACGATCCGCGCCGAGGGCCAGAGCCTGGCGGAGCTCGGCCCGGGCGAGGTGCTGGGCGCGTTGTCGCTGGTTTCGATCGGCAAGCGCGAATGCGACGCGGTCTGCGCGACCCCGACGCGAGTGATGTCGCTCACTCGCGAGCACTACCTGCGCCTGCGCGACGACGCCCCGGGGCTCGCCCTGCGCCTCCAGGAGGCCGTCCTGCGCAGCTACGCGTCGCTCGTGCGCGGCGTGGTCGGTGACTCGCGCTCGCCCGCGCCCGCGCTTTCTTGA
- a CDS encoding DUF4388 domain-containing protein — protein sequence MRLLVADHDRGRAKGIAEACSSRGHVVEVAQHGATALELSLERIPEAIICPIDLAVIDGVRLAEILRGNPRTRGTSFIFLVNDELDAPISMDSRDATVVAPWHEADILDHVDAILERSARFGEIRSDTEIEGKLSQISVADLLQIFQMNQRSGSVRISQEELPAPASIAIRAGQIVDAMIPLADGTAVVGEKALYRILCWKEGRFEFIPGEVKDHPRISKPLRMLLMEGMRQKDEWDKLRRDMPGPDFRLALRVPREEIPAIQHPLTKEVVDAVTAYRKIGEIVDHCPYPDYQVLRVLSDLFARDALGLEHLRTTPEGGFAQSEAAVFSAPQVRRLREWAASQRPKLGSVLKVVVACKERALMRAFVTALRESTHFVIDGRLAREPDHLGALGTLGHVPLGEHMTLRLISTPADPNYEPLWDVAANGMLGAIILPAGPFGAALEATENIWTKLRAKSPRTVHLLLPDAPGLSLSDSARGNLPHLESGSFFVLPAPTSNERLEVLRSVFARLVP from the coding sequence GTGAGGCTGCTGGTCGCAGACCACGACCGCGGGCGCGCCAAGGGCATCGCCGAGGCGTGCAGCAGCCGCGGCCACGTCGTCGAGGTCGCCCAGCACGGCGCGACCGCGCTCGAGCTGTCACTGGAGCGCATCCCCGAGGCGATCATCTGCCCGATCGACCTCGCCGTGATCGACGGCGTGCGCCTGGCGGAGATCCTGCGCGGCAACCCGCGCACGCGCGGCACGAGCTTCATCTTCCTGGTCAACGACGAGCTCGACGCGCCGATCTCGATGGACTCGCGCGACGCCACGGTGGTCGCGCCCTGGCACGAGGCCGACATCCTCGACCACGTCGACGCGATCCTCGAGCGCAGCGCGCGCTTCGGCGAGATCCGCAGCGACACCGAGATCGAAGGCAAGCTCTCGCAGATTTCCGTCGCCGACCTGCTGCAGATCTTCCAGATGAACCAGCGCAGCGGCAGCGTGCGCATCTCGCAGGAGGAGCTGCCGGCGCCGGCCTCGATCGCGATCCGCGCCGGGCAGATCGTCGATGCCATGATCCCGCTCGCCGACGGCACCGCCGTCGTGGGCGAGAAGGCGCTCTACCGGATCCTGTGCTGGAAGGAAGGGCGTTTCGAGTTCATCCCCGGCGAGGTGAAGGACCACCCGCGCATCTCCAAGCCCCTGCGCATGCTGCTGATGGAGGGCATGCGCCAGAAAGACGAGTGGGACAAGCTGCGCCGCGACATGCCGGGCCCCGACTTCCGGCTGGCGCTGCGCGTGCCGCGCGAAGAGATCCCCGCGATCCAGCACCCGCTCACCAAGGAAGTGGTCGACGCAGTCACCGCGTACCGCAAGATCGGCGAGATCGTCGATCACTGCCCGTATCCCGACTACCAGGTGCTGCGCGTGCTCTCCGACCTGTTCGCGCGCGACGCGCTGGGGCTCGAGCACCTGCGCACCACGCCGGAGGGCGGCTTCGCGCAGAGCGAGGCGGCGGTCTTCTCCGCGCCCCAGGTGCGGCGCCTGCGCGAGTGGGCCGCGAGTCAGCGGCCCAAGCTCGGCTCGGTGCTGAAGGTGGTGGTGGCGTGCAAGGAGCGCGCGCTGATGCGCGCGTTCGTGACGGCGCTGCGCGAGTCGACTCACTTCGTGATCGACGGCCGGCTCGCGCGCGAGCCGGACCACTTGGGGGCGCTGGGCACGCTGGGCCACGTGCCGCTGGGCGAGCACATGACCTTGCGGCTGATCTCCACGCCCGCGGACCCGAACTACGAGCCGCTCTGGGACGTGGCCGCGAACGGCATGCTGGGCGCGATCATCCTGCCGGCCGGGCCGTTCGGCGCCGCGCTCGAGGCCACCGAAAACATCTGGACCAAGCTGCGGGCCAAGAGCCCGCGCACCGTGCACCTCTTGCTGCCCGATGCGCCCGGTCTCTCGCTCTCCGATTCGGCGCGCGGCAACCTGCCGCACCTCGAGAGCGGATCCTTCTTCGTGCTGCCGGCACCGACGAGCAACGAACGCCTCGAGGTGCTGCGCAGCGTCTTCGCGAGGCTCGTGCCATGA
- a CDS encoding diguanylate cyclase, which produces MPKARILAIDDQLYFRSFVEGLLSEAGYAVRAVANEARALEAATRDGTPDVLIADPAQLGKELDAALGRLRARWPKIAWLAVSTDAAARATATRAGARDFLQKPVDREALLRALQALLAPPRNEAEQGRLLDENVQLMSRVSLLERMSALFEPRARVEVEKRIAQLLGVETRARDIALYSTPRSDGTVARSFYLSGGAEPAPEVFVFEPPARADALRAGKLVPEPSEAQARLVWLPFAREGRLLAVARLAGSSDGFGPRELESCRQIAGPGALALDVASDRESLARSSLRESLTGLPGRDFLDEVGRTEVHKAHRFGRRLSLLCVDVEGFDPVKNGAVLPSLVSAITRTLRTTDVLVAEGGKRFWVLVTDTDPLGGVVLKRRIAQRLRDSLREGNVDANPALGVANFPVDGETLEQLSTAAERRVQEEHASVVRELGIEAETPLSAMGARLLDRALWLPNDFVGEAAELLIGDLACRPRDRGLLFLAPGPDRKRFLAPLAALGDIETATEVFLATDGDTVPSGPAVTALSLPPNVSADTSWIVRFGEGPPYALVAGKPRSDGARPVFHSADPVLVEHMTFRLRAETGFGVRA; this is translated from the coding sequence TTGCCCAAGGCGCGGATACTCGCGATCGACGACCAGCTCTATTTCCGGAGCTTCGTCGAGGGGCTGCTCTCCGAGGCGGGCTACGCCGTGCGCGCGGTCGCGAACGAGGCGCGCGCGCTCGAAGCCGCGACGCGCGACGGAACGCCGGACGTCCTGATCGCCGACCCGGCCCAGCTCGGGAAGGAGCTCGATGCCGCGCTCGGCCGGCTGCGCGCGCGCTGGCCGAAGATCGCGTGGCTCGCGGTCTCGACCGACGCCGCCGCGCGCGCGACCGCGACCCGCGCCGGCGCGCGCGACTTCCTGCAGAAGCCCGTCGACCGCGAAGCGCTGCTGCGCGCGCTCCAGGCGCTGCTCGCACCGCCGCGCAACGAGGCGGAGCAGGGGAGACTCCTCGACGAGAACGTCCAGCTCATGAGCCGTGTCTCGCTGCTCGAGCGCATGTCGGCGCTGTTCGAGCCGCGCGCGCGCGTCGAGGTGGAGAAGCGCATCGCGCAGCTGCTCGGCGTCGAGACCCGCGCACGCGACATCGCCCTCTACTCGACCCCGCGCAGCGACGGCACGGTCGCGCGCAGCTTCTACCTCTCCGGCGGCGCCGAGCCCGCGCCCGAGGTGTTCGTGTTCGAGCCTCCGGCGCGCGCCGACGCGCTGCGCGCGGGCAAGCTGGTGCCCGAGCCGTCGGAGGCGCAGGCGCGGCTCGTGTGGCTGCCGTTCGCGCGCGAAGGGCGCCTGCTCGCGGTGGCGCGGCTGGCCGGCAGCAGCGACGGCTTCGGTCCGCGCGAGCTCGAGTCGTGCCGGCAGATCGCCGGTCCCGGCGCGCTCGCGCTCGACGTCGCCTCGGACCGCGAGAGCCTGGCGCGCTCCAGCCTGCGCGAGTCACTCACCGGCCTGCCCGGCCGCGACTTCCTCGACGAGGTCGGCCGCACCGAGGTGCACAAGGCGCACCGCTTCGGCCGCCGGCTGTCGCTCTTGTGCGTGGACGTGGAGGGCTTCGATCCCGTGAAGAACGGGGCCGTCCTGCCGTCGCTGGTCAGCGCGATCACGCGCACGCTACGGACCACCGACGTGCTGGTGGCCGAAGGTGGCAAGCGCTTCTGGGTGCTGGTCACCGACACCGATCCGCTGGGCGGCGTGGTGCTGAAGCGCCGCATCGCGCAGCGCCTGCGCGACTCGCTGCGCGAGGGGAACGTCGACGCGAACCCGGCGCTGGGCGTGGCCAACTTCCCGGTCGACGGCGAGACACTCGAGCAGCTCTCCACGGCCGCGGAGCGGCGCGTCCAGGAGGAGCACGCCAGCGTGGTGCGCGAGCTCGGCATCGAGGCCGAGACGCCGCTCTCGGCCATGGGCGCGCGCCTGCTCGACCGCGCGCTGTGGCTGCCGAACGACTTCGTGGGCGAGGCGGCCGAGCTCTTGATCGGCGACCTGGCCTGCCGGCCGCGCGATCGCGGGCTCCTGTTCCTCGCGCCCGGCCCCGACCGCAAGCGCTTCCTCGCGCCGCTCGCCGCACTGGGTGACATCGAGACCGCGACCGAGGTGTTCCTCGCGACCGACGGCGACACCGTGCCCTCGGGCCCGGCAGTCACCGCGCTGTCGCTGCCGCCCAACGTCTCCGCCGACACATCGTGGATCGTGCGCTTCGGCGAAGGCCCGCCCTACGCGCTGGTCGCGGGCAAGCCGCGCAGCGACGGCGCGCGGCCCGTGTTCCACTCGGCCGATCCGGTGCTGGTCGAGCACATGACCTTCCGGCTGCGCGCCGAGACCGGCTTCGGGGTGCGCGCGTGA
- the miaB gene encoding tRNA (N6-isopentenyl adenosine(37)-C2)-methylthiotransferase MiaB: MNRARRFHIRSFGCQMNQHDAQKMANLLHHDGWTASDEAEAAELVVIHTCSIREKAEHKLYTELGWLLQRKQSEPGLVVGVGGCVAQQEGEALLRRFPGLDFVFGPQNLVHLPELAREAGARRRGLRVDYDDDPQARFELPELHPEFASTSPGRAFVTVMEGCDLFCAYCVVPRTRGREVSRASDRILAEVRALAEGGVTEVTLLGQTVNAYGRPRPGMAAGEIRFADLLRRVAEVPGIRRIRFTSPHPSFVSDDLIEAYRELPQLCPHLHLPVQSGSDRVLAAMNRRYDRATYVDIVARLRAARPGIALTTDLIVGFPAETPDDFRQTLGLMREVRFTDSFSFKYSERPGTPAQRRGLGEIDPVEAQARLAEMQTLQGELTLEAHRARVGGRTDVLVDGHSRRGSHHFSGRDPHNRLVNFSAGSDIARGAYADVAIDGYTPHSLLGREAAPAR, from the coding sequence ATGAATCGCGCGAGGCGTTTCCACATCCGCAGCTTTGGCTGCCAGATGAACCAACACGACGCGCAGAAGATGGCGAACCTGCTGCACCACGACGGCTGGACGGCGTCCGACGAGGCGGAGGCGGCCGAGCTGGTCGTGATTCACACCTGCTCGATCCGCGAGAAGGCCGAGCACAAGCTCTACACCGAGCTCGGCTGGCTGCTGCAGCGCAAGCAGTCGGAGCCGGGGCTGGTCGTCGGCGTCGGCGGCTGCGTGGCCCAGCAGGAGGGCGAGGCGCTGCTGCGCCGCTTCCCCGGGCTCGACTTCGTGTTCGGCCCGCAGAACCTCGTACATCTGCCCGAGCTGGCGCGCGAAGCCGGCGCCCGCCGGCGCGGGCTGCGCGTCGACTACGACGACGACCCGCAGGCGCGCTTCGAGCTGCCCGAGCTGCACCCCGAGTTCGCGTCCACCTCGCCGGGGCGCGCCTTCGTGACCGTGATGGAGGGCTGCGATCTCTTCTGCGCCTACTGCGTCGTCCCGCGCACGCGCGGCCGCGAGGTCAGCCGCGCCAGTGACCGGATCCTGGCCGAGGTCCGGGCGCTCGCCGAGGGCGGCGTGACCGAGGTGACGCTCCTCGGGCAGACCGTGAACGCCTACGGCCGGCCGCGCCCGGGCATGGCCGCCGGCGAGATCCGCTTTGCCGATCTGCTGCGCCGGGTGGCCGAAGTGCCGGGCATCCGGCGCATCCGCTTCACCAGCCCGCATCCGAGCTTCGTCTCCGACGACCTGATCGAGGCCTACCGCGAGCTACCACAGCTCTGCCCGCACCTGCACCTGCCGGTGCAGAGCGGCTCCGACCGCGTGCTCGCAGCCATGAACCGGCGCTACGACCGGGCGACCTACGTGGACATCGTGGCCCGGCTGCGTGCGGCACGGCCGGGAATCGCGCTCACGACCGACCTGATCGTCGGCTTCCCGGCCGAGACTCCCGACGACTTCCGCCAGACGCTGGGCCTCATGCGCGAGGTGCGCTTCACCGACAGCTTCTCGTTCAAGTACTCCGAGCGGCCCGGTACCCCGGCCCAGCGCCGCGGCCTGGGCGAGATCGATCCGGTCGAGGCGCAAGCGCGCCTGGCGGAGATGCAGACGCTCCAGGGCGAGCTTACGCTCGAGGCGCACCGCGCGCGCGTGGGCGGGCGCACGGACGTGCTCGTCGACGGCCACAGCCGCCGCGGCAGCCACCACTTCTCGGGCCGCGACCCGCACAACCGCCTGGTGAACTTCAGCGCCGGGAGCGACATCGCGCGCGGTGCGTACGCAGACGTCGCCATCGACGGCTACACGCCGCACTCGCTGCTCGGGCGCGAAGCGGCGCCGGCGCGCTGA